From a region of the Acinetobacter larvae genome:
- the hisG gene encoding ATP phosphoribosyltransferase: MNDITNDDPNFDVMGNFDHGLTLALSKGRILKETLPLLETAGINLLEDPEKSRKLIFPTTHKQVRILILRASDVPTYVENGAADLGVAGKDVLMEHGAHHVYEPLDLKIANCKLMTAAKVGMQRPKGRLKIATKYVNLTRQYYASLGEQVDVIKLYGSMELAPLVGLGDYIVDVVDTGNTLRANGLEPLEEICKVSSRLIVNKASFKRKQALLNPILAQLEAAVNARQAD; encoded by the coding sequence ATGAATGACATAACAAACGATGATCCAAATTTTGATGTAATGGGTAATTTTGATCATGGTTTAACATTGGCATTAAGCAAGGGGCGTATTTTAAAAGAAACGTTACCTTTGCTTGAAACCGCAGGGATTAACCTATTGGAAGATCCTGAAAAATCACGTAAATTGATTTTTCCCACCACACATAAGCAGGTGCGAATTTTGATTTTACGTGCTTCGGATGTGCCGACTTATGTCGAAAATGGCGCTGCTGATCTTGGCGTTGCGGGTAAAGATGTGCTGATGGAGCATGGCGCACACCATGTCTATGAACCGTTAGACTTAAAAATTGCCAACTGTAAGCTGATGACTGCTGCCAAAGTGGGTATGCAACGTCCCAAAGGTCGTCTCAAAATCGCCACCAAATATGTCAATTTAACCCGCCAATACTATGCCAGTTTAGGTGAGCAAGTCGATGTGATCAAACTCTATGGTTCGATGGAGTTGGCACCTTTGGTTGGCCTTGGTGATTATATTGTCGATGTCGTTGATACCGGTAATACCTTGCGTGCCAATGGTTTGGAGCCTTTGGAAGAAATTTGCAAAGTGTCTTCACGTTTAATTGTCAATAAAGCCAGTTTTAAACGTAAACAAGCTTTGTTGAACCCAATCTTGGCACAGCTTGAAGCCGCCGTGAATGCACGTCAGGCAGATTAA
- the hisD gene encoding histidinol dehydrogenase has product MSKLMRRLSTEDQNFQQTFADLLAFETVNDPELLVTVDQIIADVRRHGDAHVLKLTQQFDRHPAHQFSDLELSQASLKQAFEQLDPEVKNALQLAAERIRAFHTAQKQEGWQYVDALGNTLGQKVTPLDRVGIYVPGGLASYPSSVLMNAIPAQVAGVTEIIMVVPAPNGVLNPLVLAAAHLAGVHRVFTIGGAQAVAALAYGTETIPSVDKITGPGNRFVAAAKRAVFGQVGIDMIAGPSEILVYAEGANNAEWLAMDVLSQAEHDTVAQAIFISPDAALLDAVAEAIEAHLQALPKADIARESIANRGALVLVKNRQEAVDLINQVAPEHLELCLDEAVAMSEQIRHAGAIFMGRYTPEAIGDYCAGPNHVLPTSGTARFSSPLGVYDFQKRSSLIMCSEQGVKTLAKTADILAQQENLDAHARSARYRHQA; this is encoded by the coding sequence GTGAGTAAATTGATGCGCCGTTTATCGACTGAAGATCAGAACTTCCAACAAACATTTGCAGATTTGTTGGCTTTTGAAACCGTAAATGACCCTGAGTTATTGGTGACCGTAGATCAGATTATTGCTGATGTACGTCGTCATGGCGATGCTCATGTCCTTAAGCTTACGCAACAGTTCGATCGACATCCAGCGCATCAATTCAGCGATTTAGAACTCTCGCAAGCCAGCTTAAAACAAGCCTTTGAACAGTTAGATCCTGAGGTTAAAAATGCTTTGCAGCTTGCCGCCGAGCGTATTCGTGCCTTTCATACAGCGCAAAAGCAAGAGGGCTGGCAATACGTCGATGCGCTCGGAAATACCTTGGGGCAAAAAGTAACACCGCTTGATCGCGTGGGGATTTATGTTCCTGGTGGTTTGGCGTCTTATCCTTCATCGGTATTAATGAACGCAATTCCAGCGCAAGTTGCTGGGGTAACAGAAATTATTATGGTGGTACCCGCCCCGAATGGCGTGCTCAACCCCTTGGTATTGGCTGCAGCGCACTTGGCCGGTGTACACCGCGTCTTTACCATTGGTGGGGCGCAAGCTGTTGCTGCCTTGGCATATGGTACTGAGACCATTCCATCGGTCGATAAAATTACCGGTCCGGGGAATCGCTTTGTTGCTGCTGCGAAACGTGCGGTATTTGGTCAGGTTGGTATCGATATGATTGCCGGTCCTTCGGAGATTTTAGTTTATGCTGAAGGTGCCAATAATGCCGAATGGTTAGCGATGGATGTTTTGTCTCAAGCTGAACATGACACCGTGGCACAGGCAATTTTTATTAGCCCCGATGCAGCATTACTCGATGCCGTTGCCGAAGCCATAGAAGCACATTTACAAGCTCTGCCCAAAGCAGATATTGCACGCGAGTCTATTGCCAACCGTGGGGCTTTGGTGTTGGTGAAAAACCGTCAAGAAGCAGTGGATCTGATTAACCAAGTGGCGCCAGAGCATTTGGAATTATGTTTAGATGAAGCAGTAGCGATGTCTGAACAGATTCGTCATGCCGGTGCGATTTTTATGGGACGTTATACGCCTGAAGCAATTGGTGATTATTGTGCTGGTCCGAACCATGTGTTGCCGACGTCCGGCACGGCACGTTTTTCTTCACCGCTAGGGGTTTATGACTTTCAAAAGCGTTCCAGCTTGATTATGTGTTCTGAACAAGGGGTAAAAACCCTCGCAAAAACAGCGGATATATTGGCACAGCAAGAAAATCTTGATGCCCATGCACGTTCAGCACGTTATCGCCATCAGGCCTAA